In Coriobacteriaceae bacterium, a single window of DNA contains:
- the moaA gene encoding GTP 3',8-cyclase MoaA, whose protein sequence is MDGHVQHDGFGRDINYLRIAVTDKCNFRCIYCMPADGVAPRAHDELLSAEEIARFVRLVAGEGIRRVRLTGGEPLVSRRIIPLIRDIRAIPRIEDISLTTNGALLPKLAPQLKDAGLNRVNISLDTLDPALFGKITRLGRLEQTMAGIDAALAWGFEPVKVNCVVVRRLNQDVAALARLTVDRPIHLRFIEYMPIGDERTSSHCAVDPHAPTLNPELWDASDSVPSDELRARVNAGAAAMGLGELEPLDITDAPAGAGPARYWRFPGAAGTVGFISAMSNHFCASCNRLRLTADGNVRPCLFSDAEYSVREALRRGDDMQVLSIWRDAVAHKPQEHAIIEGTQRFMSQIGG, encoded by the coding sequence GTGGACGGGCACGTGCAACATGACGGCTTTGGTCGCGATATCAACTACCTGCGCATTGCCGTTACCGACAAGTGCAATTTCCGCTGCATTTACTGCATGCCGGCCGATGGCGTGGCACCCCGCGCGCACGACGAGCTGCTCAGTGCCGAGGAAATCGCCCGCTTTGTGCGCTTGGTGGCGGGGGAGGGCATTCGCCGCGTGCGCCTGACGGGCGGCGAGCCGCTGGTCAGTCGCCGTATCATCCCGCTCATTCGCGACATCCGCGCGATTCCGCGGATCGAGGATATCTCGCTTACCACCAACGGCGCCCTGCTGCCTAAGCTGGCACCGCAGCTCAAAGATGCCGGGCTTAACCGCGTCAACATTTCGCTCGACACACTTGACCCCGCGCTGTTTGGAAAGATCACGCGCCTGGGTCGACTCGAGCAGACCATGGCTGGCATCGACGCGGCGCTGGCTTGGGGCTTTGAGCCCGTTAAGGTCAACTGCGTTGTTGTGCGCCGGCTCAACCAGGATGTGGCGGCCCTCGCACGACTGACCGTCGACCGCCCCATCCACCTGCGCTTTATCGAATACATGCCCATCGGCGACGAGCGCACGAGCTCGCATTGCGCCGTGGACCCTCACGCACCCACGCTCAACCCCGAGTTGTGGGATGCGAGCGACAGCGTGCCGAGCGACGAGCTGCGGGCGCGCGTCAATGCCGGGGCCGCCGCGATGGGTCTGGGCGAGCTCGAACCGCTTGACATCACCGACGCTCCTGCCGGCGCGGGCCCCGCGCGCTATTGGCGCTTTCCGGGCGCGGCGGGAACGGTCGGCTTCATCAGCGCCATGTCCAACCATTTTTGCGCGAGCTGCAACCGCCTGCGCCTGACGGCCGATGGCAACGTGCGTCCGTGCCTGTTCAGCGATGCCGAGTATTCGGTGCGCGAGGCGTTGCGCCGTGGTGATGATATGCAGGTACTTTCGATTTGGCGCGATGCTGTGGCCCACAAACCGCAGGAACACGCGATAATTGAGGGCACGCAACGATTTATGTCCCAAATCGGAGGATGA
- a CDS encoding MATE family efflux transporter has translation MEHDLTRGNVLKTIAVFALPYMLSYFLQMLYGMADLYMMGQFSGAAGITAVGNGAQTLYIITVTLVGLAMGTTVIVGHAVGSRRFDRAETAIGNTITLFMGVSVVLAAVLLALCPQIVALIGTPAEAVEATAAYLRICFVGIPFIAAYNILSAIFRGLGDSRSPMYVIGVACIINIALDFLFIGHMGLGPVGAALGTVIAQTASVALALVWLKSRRTHIHLKRSDLRPQPEVLGSILKIGVPVAVQDGCIQVAFMFITVIANHRGLVDAAAVGLVEKMISFLFIVPSSMGATVSALTAQNAGAGKGDRARQVLRDAMTISVVYGCLITVLMWLVAPAFIGFFAKDPAVVAAGTGYMHSYIFDAIFAGIHICFSGFFAAYGKSYIGFAHNVLAVVLIRVPGAWLLSNAYSDTLFPMGIASPCGSILSAVICVIAFTVLNRRGAFDKLLA, from the coding sequence ATGGAACACGACCTCACACGCGGAAATGTCCTCAAGACCATCGCGGTCTTTGCCCTGCCCTATATGCTCTCGTACTTTTTGCAGATGCTCTACGGCATGGCCGACCTGTACATGATGGGGCAGTTTAGCGGCGCCGCCGGCATCACCGCCGTGGGCAACGGCGCGCAGACGCTCTATATCATTACCGTGACGCTCGTGGGCCTGGCCATGGGAACGACGGTCATCGTCGGCCACGCCGTGGGCTCACGCCGCTTCGACCGCGCCGAGACCGCCATCGGCAACACCATCACGCTGTTTATGGGCGTCTCGGTGGTACTGGCCGCTGTCCTGCTCGCACTGTGCCCGCAGATCGTGGCACTCATTGGCACGCCGGCCGAAGCGGTCGAAGCCACCGCCGCCTACCTGCGCATCTGCTTTGTCGGCATTCCGTTTATCGCCGCGTACAACATCCTCTCTGCCATCTTTCGCGGCCTGGGCGATTCACGCTCGCCCATGTACGTGATTGGCGTGGCGTGCATCATCAACATCGCGCTCGACTTTCTGTTTATCGGTCACATGGGGCTTGGTCCCGTGGGCGCGGCGCTCGGCACGGTCATCGCGCAGACGGCGAGCGTGGCCCTCGCGCTCGTGTGGCTCAAGAGCCGCCGTACGCACATTCACCTCAAGCGCAGCGACCTGCGCCCCCAGCCCGAAGTGCTCGGTAGCATCCTTAAGATCGGCGTGCCCGTGGCCGTGCAGGACGGCTGCATCCAGGTGGCGTTTATGTTTATCACCGTCATCGCCAACCATCGCGGCCTGGTCGACGCCGCCGCCGTGGGCCTGGTCGAAAAGATGATCAGCTTTTTGTTTATCGTGCCGAGTTCCATGGGCGCTACCGTCAGCGCGCTCACGGCGCAAAACGCCGGCGCGGGCAAGGGCGACCGCGCGCGTCAGGTACTCAGGGACGCCATGACCATCTCGGTGGTGTACGGCTGTCTGATCACGGTGCTGATGTGGCTGGTGGCGCCGGCGTTTATCGGCTTTTTTGCCAAGGACCCCGCGGTGGTCGCGGCCGGTACCGGCTATATGCACAGTTATATTTTCGACGCAATCTTTGCCGGCATCCACATTTGCTTTAGCGGCTTTTTCGCTGCATACGGCAAGAGCTACATCGGCTTTGCGCACAACGTGCTGGCCGTGGTGCTCATTCGCGTGCCCGGCGCATGGCTGCTGTCGAACGCCTATTCCGACACGCTGTTCCCCATGGGCATCGCCTCTCCGTGCGGGTCGATTCTGTCGGCAGTCATCTGTGTTATCGCGTTTACCGTGCTCAACCGGCGCGGGGCTTTTGACAAGCTGTTGGCGTAG
- a CDS encoding MFS transporter → MGTLTYADDASVVATSLAVLFMNVFVILGSFAGGAALDAWGPRRHFLLSIIGALATGAAIIAFGSATGVVLLGAVFLGFTMGFAQPIATSYPAYLTDDPVELKDINSAIAMFSNVSIIVGPTLGGFVAAAASSRAVFVLMMLFTVLAFVVGWGFRPQTSHIAGHADTDSTEEGERAGRSSNPSTSARATFAASIKTVFTNSVLALLFCIIFLSNFGYGAFDPLESFFYRDVLHVGVEWMGWLSSACGVGAVLGAVLALRLPPHLVNLKTLLVALMSVGLGSLLYVWTPYVGVALVGQIALGIAWGVVNPLHNTIVQTTAPLEQLGRVNSVMGFGNMFAGVAPLAIAPWLAATFGVQRTLVGAGMVVTAVPAALLLFGRNHLERAVKQ, encoded by the coding sequence ATCGGAACGCTCACCTATGCAGACGATGCCTCAGTCGTGGCGACATCGCTGGCCGTCCTGTTTATGAATGTATTTGTGATCCTGGGGTCCTTTGCGGGCGGCGCGGCGCTCGACGCCTGGGGTCCGCGCCGCCATTTCTTGCTGAGCATCATCGGCGCTCTCGCAACTGGCGCGGCAATCATCGCCTTTGGTAGCGCGACCGGCGTCGTCCTGCTCGGCGCGGTGTTTCTGGGCTTTACGATGGGATTCGCCCAGCCCATCGCCACGTCCTATCCGGCCTACCTCACCGACGATCCTGTCGAGCTCAAAGACATCAACTCCGCCATCGCCATGTTTTCAAACGTGAGTATCATCGTTGGCCCCACGCTGGGCGGCTTTGTCGCGGCGGCTGCGTCGTCGCGCGCGGTGTTCGTGCTTATGATGCTCTTTACCGTGCTGGCGTTCGTCGTCGGTTGGGGCTTTAGGCCGCAGACCAGCCATATCGCCGGGCATGCGGATACCGATTCGACAGAGGAAGGGGAGCGTGCGGGACGAAGCTCCAACCCTAGCACGTCCGCCCGCGCCACCTTCGCAGCCAGCATCAAGACGGTCTTCACCAACAGCGTCCTCGCGCTACTTTTCTGCATCATTTTTCTTTCGAACTTTGGCTACGGTGCCTTCGATCCGCTCGAGTCGTTTTTCTATCGCGATGTTCTGCACGTTGGCGTTGAGTGGATGGGCTGGCTCTCGTCTGCCTGCGGTGTCGGCGCGGTGCTGGGTGCCGTGCTCGCGCTCCGCTTGCCGCCGCACCTGGTCAACCTTAAAACGCTGCTCGTGGCGCTTATGTCCGTGGGCCTGGGAAGTCTGCTCTATGTGTGGACACCGTACGTGGGCGTGGCCCTTGTCGGCCAGATCGCCCTGGGTATAGCTTGGGGTGTCGTCAACCCGCTCCACAACACCATTGTGCAGACGACGGCTCCGCTCGAGCAGCTTGGTCGCGTCAATTCGGTCATGGGCTTTGGCAATATGTTCGCTGGTGTGGCCCCTCTGGCGATTGCCCCGTGGCTGGCGGCAACATTTGGCGTACAACGGACACTCGTGGGGGCAGGCATGGTCGTGACGGCGGTTCCCGCGGCACTGCTGCTGTTTGGACGCAATCACTTGGAACGTGCCGTAAAGCAGTAA
- the mobB gene encoding molybdopterin-guanine dinucleotide biosynthesis protein B, which translates to MAADGAAPASASVAVAPAAPTPAVPAIAFIGYQNSGKTTLVEKVIAELTRRGLRVGSLKHHGHHGFDIDVPAKDTWRHHQAGSKHVGLICATRWAEYADTREENEMTARELLSRYNDVDVVIIEGYKTEGFDNIVVARSGVDRLRGKSSLDLVDGHTLALACNEALARQAFDAGFATRAININDARAICDLIQDHL; encoded by the coding sequence GTGGCCGCTGACGGTGCCGCGCCCGCGAGCGCATCCGTCGCCGTCGCGCCCGCAGCTCCGACACCGGCCGTCCCCGCGATCGCGTTTATCGGCTACCAAAACTCGGGCAAGACCACGCTCGTCGAGAAGGTCATTGCCGAGCTCACCCGTCGCGGTCTGCGCGTGGGTTCGCTCAAGCATCATGGGCATCATGGCTTTGATATCGATGTGCCCGCTAAGGACACCTGGCGCCATCACCAGGCCGGATCCAAGCACGTGGGCCTCATCTGCGCCACGCGTTGGGCGGAGTACGCCGACACGCGCGAGGAGAACGAGATGACCGCGCGCGAGCTGCTGTCGCGCTACAACGATGTCGACGTGGTGATCATCGAGGGCTACAAGACCGAGGGCTTCGACAACATCGTCGTCGCGCGATCTGGTGTCGACCGTCTACGCGGCAAGAGCTCGCTCGACCTGGTCGACGGTCACACGCTGGCCCTTGCCTGCAACGAGGCCCTGGCACGCCAGGCCTTCGACGCCGGCTTTGCGACCCGAGCCATCAACATCAACGACGCTCGAGCCATCTGCGACCTTATCCAAGATCACCTTTAA